Proteins from a single region of Paraburkholderia sp. PGU19:
- a CDS encoding sarcosine oxidase subunit beta family protein: MSRYSIFSLFRNGLSYHENWERQWRSPEPKKEYDVVIVGGGGHGLATAYYLAKEHGVKNVAILEKGWIGGGNTARNTTIVRSNYLWDESAALYEKAMKLWEGLSQDLNYNVMFSQRGVLNLAHTLQDVRDTERRVNANRLNGVDAEFLTPEQIKEIEPTINLNSRYPVLGASIQRRAGVARHDAVAWGFARGADQAGVDIIQNCQVTGIRRDGGRVTGVDTVKGFIKAKKVAVVAAGNTTTLADMAGIRLPLESHPLQALVSEPIKPVVNSVIMSNAVHAYISQSDKGDLVIGAGVDQYTGFGQRGSFHIIEGTLQAIVEMFPVFSRVRMNRQWGGIVDVSPDACPIISKTDVKGLYFNCGWGTGGFKATPGSGWVFAHTIANDEPHPLNAAFSLDRFYTGHLIDEHGAAAVAH; encoded by the coding sequence ATGAGCCGCTATTCGATATTCAGTCTGTTCCGCAACGGGTTGTCGTATCACGAGAACTGGGAGCGACAGTGGAGAAGCCCGGAACCGAAAAAGGAATATGACGTCGTGATCGTCGGTGGCGGCGGGCACGGTCTTGCGACGGCGTATTACCTCGCGAAAGAACACGGCGTGAAGAACGTCGCGATTCTGGAGAAGGGCTGGATCGGTGGCGGCAATACGGCGCGTAACACGACGATCGTGCGTTCGAACTATCTGTGGGACGAATCGGCGGCGTTGTACGAGAAGGCGATGAAGCTGTGGGAAGGCTTGTCGCAAGATCTCAACTACAACGTGATGTTCTCGCAGCGCGGCGTGCTGAATCTCGCGCACACGCTGCAGGACGTGCGCGACACCGAGCGCCGCGTGAATGCGAACCGGCTGAACGGCGTCGATGCCGAATTCCTGACGCCCGAGCAGATCAAGGAAATCGAGCCGACGATCAACCTGAATAGCCGTTATCCCGTGCTCGGCGCATCGATTCAACGTCGTGCGGGCGTCGCGCGTCACGATGCCGTTGCGTGGGGCTTTGCACGCGGCGCGGATCAGGCAGGCGTCGACATCATCCAGAACTGCCAGGTGACGGGCATTCGCCGTGACGGCGGCCGCGTGACGGGCGTCGATACGGTGAAGGGTTTCATCAAGGCGAAGAAGGTCGCCGTCGTCGCAGCCGGCAACACGACGACGCTCGCCGACATGGCGGGCATCCGTCTGCCGCTCGAAAGCCATCCGCTGCAGGCACTGGTGTCCGAGCCGATCAAGCCCGTGGTCAACTCGGTGATCATGTCGAACGCGGTGCACGCGTACATCAGCCAGTCCGACAAGGGCGATCTGGTGATCGGCGCGGGCGTCGATCAGTACACGGGCTTTGGGCAGCGCGGCAGCTTCCACATTATCGAAGGCACGCTGCAGGCCATCGTCGAAATGTTCCCGGTGTTCTCGCGTGTGCGCATGAACCGCCAGTGGGGTGGCATCGTCGACGTGTCGCCGGATGCGTGCCCGATCATCAGCAAGACCGACGTGAAGGGCCTGTACTTCAACTGCGGCTGGGGCACGGGCGGCTTCAAGGCGACGCCGGGCTCGGGCTGGGTGTTCGCGCACACCATCGCCAACGACGAACCGCATCCGCTGAACGCGGCGTTCTCGCTGGACCGCTTCTATACCGGCCATCTGATCGACGAACACGGCGCGGCTGCCGTGGCCCACTGA
- a CDS encoding sarcosine oxidase subunit delta — protein sequence MLTIECPWCGPRAESEFSCGGEADIARPLDTDKLTDREWGEYLFMRKNPRGVHREQWMHTQGCRRWFMATRDTVSYQIQGYETFKMGNTSADAQEGNKQ from the coding sequence ATGCTGACAATCGAATGCCCGTGGTGCGGTCCGCGCGCCGAATCCGAATTTAGCTGCGGCGGCGAAGCCGATATTGCACGTCCGCTCGACACCGACAAGCTCACCGACCGCGAATGGGGCGAGTACCTGTTCATGCGCAAGAACCCGCGCGGCGTGCATCGCGAGCAATGGATGCACACGCAGGGCTGCCGCCGTTGGTTCATGGCGACGCGCGACACCGTCTCGTATCAGATTCAAGGCTACGAAACGTTCAAGATGGGCAACACGTCCGCCGACGCACAAGAGGGCAACAAGCAATGA
- a CDS encoding sarcosine oxidase subunit alpha family protein, with amino-acid sequence MSQKNRLGAGGRINRAIPLTFTFNGRTYQGFQGDTLASALLANGVHFVARSFKYHRPRGIVTADVAEPNAVVQLERGAYTVPNARATEIELYQGLVATSVNAEPNLEHDRMAINQKFARFMPAGFYYKTFMWPAKFWPKYEEKIREAAGLGKSPEVLDADRYDKCYAHCDVLVVGGGPTGLAAAHAAAVSGARVILVDDQRELGGSLLSGKTEIDGRAALSWVEKIEAELSRMPDVTILSRSTAFGYQDHNLVTVTQRLTDHLPVSMRKGTRELLWKIRAKRVILATGAHERPIVFGNNDLPGVMMASAVSTYIHRFGVLPGRNAVVFTNNDAGYQCALDMKACGASVTVVDPRAQGSGALQAAARRHGVKILNNAAVMTAHGKLRVTSVEVVAYANGKTGAKQADLPCDLVAMSGGYSPVLHLFAQSGGKAHWNDTKVCFVPGKGMQPETSIGAAAGEFSLARGLRLAVDAGVEAVKSIGYAVTRPQVPQAAEVAESPLQPLWLVGSRAEAARGPKQFVDFQNDVSAADILLAAREGFESVEHVKRYTAMGFGTDQGKLGNINGMAILADALGKTIPETGTTTFRPNYTPVSFGTFAGRELGDLLDPIRKTAVHEWHVENGAMFEDVGNWKRPWYFPKSGEDLHAAVKRECLAVRNSVGILDASTLGKIDIQGPDAAKLLNWMYTNPWTKLEVGKCRYGLMLDENGMVFDDGVTVRLADQHFMMTTTTGGAARVLTWMERWLQTEWPDMKVRLASVTDHWATFAVVGPKSRKVVQKICSDIDFANEAFPFMSYRNGTVAGVKARVMRISFSGELAYEVNVPANMGRAVWEALMAAGAEFDITPYGTETMHVLRAEKGYIIVGQDTDGSVTPHDLGMGGLVAKTKDFLGRRSLARSDTAKDGRKQFVGLLTDDPQLVLPEGSQIVAGPFQGDTAPMLGHVTSSYYSPILNRSIALAVVKGGLNKMGQNVTIPLASGKQIAAKIASPVFYDTEGVRQHVE; translated from the coding sequence ATGAGCCAGAAGAACCGCCTCGGCGCCGGTGGGCGCATCAACCGCGCGATTCCGCTGACCTTCACGTTCAACGGACGCACGTATCAGGGCTTTCAGGGCGACACGCTCGCCTCGGCGCTGCTCGCGAACGGCGTGCACTTCGTCGCGCGCAGCTTCAAGTATCACCGCCCGCGTGGCATCGTCACGGCTGACGTTGCAGAACCGAATGCCGTCGTGCAACTGGAGCGCGGCGCATACACGGTGCCGAATGCGCGCGCGACGGAAATCGAGCTGTATCAGGGACTGGTCGCGACCAGTGTGAATGCCGAGCCGAATCTCGAGCATGACCGCATGGCGATCAACCAGAAGTTCGCGCGCTTCATGCCCGCCGGCTTCTACTACAAGACGTTCATGTGGCCGGCAAAGTTCTGGCCGAAGTACGAAGAGAAAATTCGTGAAGCGGCGGGTCTGGGCAAGTCGCCCGAAGTGCTCGACGCCGATCGCTACGACAAGTGTTACGCGCATTGCGACGTGCTGGTGGTCGGCGGCGGCCCGACGGGTCTTGCTGCGGCACACGCGGCGGCCGTAAGCGGCGCGCGCGTGATTCTCGTCGACGATCAGCGCGAGCTTGGCGGCAGCCTGCTGTCGGGCAAGACGGAGATCGACGGACGCGCGGCGCTGAGCTGGGTCGAGAAGATCGAAGCGGAACTGTCGCGCATGCCCGATGTGACGATCCTCTCGCGCAGCACGGCGTTCGGCTATCAGGACCACAACCTCGTTACGGTGACGCAGCGTCTGACGGATCATCTGCCCGTGTCGATGCGCAAGGGCACGCGCGAACTGCTGTGGAAGATCCGCGCCAAGCGTGTGATTCTCGCGACGGGCGCGCACGAGCGTCCCATCGTGTTCGGCAACAACGATCTGCCGGGCGTGATGATGGCGTCGGCGGTTTCGACTTATATCCATCGTTTTGGCGTGCTGCCGGGCCGCAATGCCGTCGTGTTCACGAACAACGACGCGGGCTATCAGTGCGCGCTCGACATGAAGGCGTGCGGCGCGAGCGTGACAGTCGTCGATCCGCGTGCCCAGGGCAGCGGCGCGTTGCAGGCAGCGGCGCGGCGTCATGGCGTGAAGATCCTCAACAACGCGGCCGTGATGACGGCGCATGGCAAGCTGCGCGTCACGTCGGTCGAAGTGGTCGCATATGCGAACGGCAAGACGGGCGCGAAGCAGGCTGACCTGCCTTGCGATCTCGTCGCGATGTCGGGCGGCTACAGCCCTGTGCTGCATCTGTTCGCGCAGTCGGGCGGCAAGGCGCACTGGAACGACACGAAGGTGTGCTTCGTGCCGGGCAAGGGCATGCAGCCGGAAACGAGCATCGGCGCGGCAGCGGGCGAATTCAGCCTGGCGCGCGGTCTGCGTCTCGCCGTCGATGCTGGCGTCGAAGCAGTGAAGTCGATCGGTTATGCGGTCACACGTCCGCAAGTACCGCAGGCTGCGGAAGTCGCCGAGTCGCCGTTGCAGCCGTTGTGGCTGGTCGGCAGCCGCGCGGAAGCGGCGCGCGGCCCGAAGCAGTTCGTCGATTTCCAGAACGACGTGTCGGCAGCGGACATTCTGCTGGCGGCGCGCGAAGGCTTCGAATCCGTCGAACACGTGAAGCGTTATACGGCGATGGGCTTCGGCACCGATCAGGGCAAGCTCGGCAACATCAACGGCATGGCGATTCTCGCCGATGCACTCGGCAAGACGATTCCCGAAACGGGCACGACGACGTTCCGCCCGAACTACACGCCCGTGAGCTTCGGCACCTTCGCGGGCCGCGAACTGGGTGATCTGCTCGATCCGATCCGCAAGACGGCCGTGCACGAATGGCACGTCGAGAACGGCGCGATGTTCGAGGACGTCGGCAACTGGAAGCGCCCTTGGTACTTCCCGAAGAGCGGTGAAGATCTGCATGCGGCCGTGAAGCGCGAATGTCTCGCGGTGCGCAACAGCGTCGGCATTCTCGATGCGTCGACGCTCGGCAAGATCGACATTCAGGGCCCCGATGCGGCGAAGCTGCTGAACTGGATGTACACGAATCCATGGACCAAGCTCGAAGTCGGCAAGTGCCGCTACGGCCTGATGCTCGATGAAAACGGCATGGTGTTCGACGACGGCGTGACCGTGCGCCTCGCCGACCAGCACTTCATGATGACCACCACGACGGGCGGCGCGGCACGCGTGCTGACGTGGATGGAACGCTGGCTGCAAACCGAGTGGCCGGACATGAAGGTGCGCCTCGCGTCGGTGACGGATCACTGGGCGACGTTCGCCGTGGTCGGTCCGAAGAGCCGCAAGGTCGTGCAGAAGATTTGCAGCGACATCGACTTCGCCAACGAGGCGTTCCCGTTCATGTCGTATCGCAACGGTACGGTCGCAGGCGTGAAGGCGCGCGTGATGCGGATCAGCTTCTCGGGCGAGCTTGCCTACGAAGTGAACGTGCCGGCGAACATGGGCCGCGCGGTGTGGGAAGCGCTGATGGCTGCGGGCGCCGAGTTCGACATCACGCCGTACGGCACGGAAACGATGCACGTGCTGCGCGCGGAGAAGGGCTACATCATCGTCGGCCAGGATACGGATGGCTCGGTTACGCCGCACGATCTCGGCATGGGAGGACTGGTCGCGAAGACGAAGGATTTCCTCGGACGTCGTTCGCTCGCACGGTCGGATACCGCGAAGGATGGGCGCAAACAGTTCGTCGGCCTGCTCACCGACGATCCGCAACTGGTGCTTCCCGAAGGCAGCCAGATTGTCGCCGGTCCGTTCCAGGGCGATACCGCGCCGATGCTTGGACACGTGACGTCGAGCTACTACAGCCCGATTCTGAACCGTTCGATTGCGCTCGCCGTGGTCAAGGGCGGCCTGAACAAGATGGGGCAAAACGTGACGATTCCGCTTGCTAGCGGCAAGCAGATCGCCGCGAAGATCGCCAGCCCCGTTTTCTACGACACCGAAGGAGTGCGTCAACATGTGGAATGA
- a CDS encoding sarcosine oxidase subunit gamma translates to MWNEARNNAPGATSAVANRVAGQPWQESPLAGLGDLVKKHVAAPSKKFHLREKAFCDLVNLRGDVGDAGFLSAVESVTGCRPPAKPNTVARGNGYDVLWLGPDEWLVRSQQPQAPVAEDKLVEALQGQFASAVDIGSGWTVLEVSGEKVRDVIARGCPLDLHPRILAPGQCAQSHYFKASIVLVPVADDTYEIVVRRSFADYFVRIMLDAAEPLLS, encoded by the coding sequence ATGTGGAATGAAGCAAGGAACAATGCACCGGGCGCAACGTCGGCTGTCGCGAACCGGGTGGCGGGACAACCGTGGCAGGAGTCGCCGCTGGCTGGTTTGGGCGATCTGGTGAAGAAGCACGTGGCGGCGCCGTCGAAGAAATTTCATCTGCGTGAGAAGGCGTTTTGCGATCTCGTGAATCTGCGTGGCGATGTGGGTGATGCCGGGTTTCTCAGCGCAGTCGAAAGCGTGACGGGTTGCCGTCCGCCGGCGAAGCCCAATACCGTGGCGCGCGGCAATGGCTATGACGTGCTGTGGCTCGGGCCCGATGAATGGCTCGTGCGCTCGCAGCAACCTCAGGCGCCTGTTGCCGAGGACAAACTGGTCGAAGCGCTGCAAGGGCAGTTTGCTTCGGCAGTGGATATCGGCAGCGGCTGGACGGTGCTCGAAGTGAGCGGCGAGAAGGTGCGTGATGTGATTGCGCGCGGCTGTCCGCTGGATCTGCATCCGCGCATTCTTGCGCCGGGGCAGTGCGCGCAGAGCCATTACTTCAAGGCGTCGATCGTGCTCGTGCCGGTTGCGGATGATACGTATGAGATCGTCGTGCGTCGCAGTTTCGCCGATTACTTCGTTCGTATCATGCTCGATGCGGCTGAGCCGCTGCTGTCGTGA
- a CDS encoding dihydroneopterin aldolase, giving the protein MRAASDARGAARGKGWRVFIDELVVATRIGIHAHEHLAAQPVVMDASLSYRCEPSEEGAHAMIDYERYCNRVSEFLSVKPHTRMLETLAVEIALLSFAEWPALEAITLALHKPKIREGTKRIGVELDWTRGDFEAHAASALG; this is encoded by the coding sequence ATGCGTGCTGCTTCTGATGCGCGTGGCGCGGCTAGAGGCAAGGGCTGGCGTGTGTTTATCGATGAGCTTGTCGTGGCGACGCGAATTGGTATTCATGCGCATGAGCATCTTGCGGCACAGCCTGTTGTGATGGATGCGAGTCTTTCTTATCGCTGCGAGCCTTCGGAGGAGGGCGCGCACGCGATGATCGACTATGAGCGGTATTGCAATCGCGTGAGTGAGTTTCTTTCCGTTAAGCCGCATACCCGGATGCTGGAGACGCTTGCTGTCGAGATTGCTCTGCTTTCGTTTGCCGAGTGGCCTGCGCTCGAGGCTATTACGCTGGCTTTGCATAAGCCCAAGATTCGTGAGGGCACGAAGCGGATCGGGGTTGAGCTGGACTGGACGCGGGGCGATTTTGAAGCGCATGCGGCTTCGGCTTTGGGCTGA
- a CDS encoding DUF2778 domain-containing protein, with product MPVHCTFSLNNQDTSDLYRSGYGTVKAFSGAGRGRDNADATAMPDVGPLPRGTYYIVDRQSGGMMGWLYDWAGEHGIGTTDRSKWFMLWNPSGGDTTNINGIKRGSFRLHPRGPLGLSHGCVTVLYPADFESLARYIRARPPELPVPGAAFRAYGTLEVW from the coding sequence ATGCCCGTGCACTGTACGTTCTCACTCAATAATCAGGACACGTCGGATCTCTACCGTTCCGGATACGGCACGGTCAAAGCATTTTCCGGTGCGGGGCGTGGGCGTGACAATGCGGATGCAACTGCAATGCCCGATGTCGGCCCTTTGCCGCGCGGAACCTACTACATCGTCGACCGGCAGTCGGGTGGGATGATGGGATGGTTATACGATTGGGCGGGCGAACACGGAATCGGCACGACAGACCGCTCCAAATGGTTCATGCTCTGGAATCCGAGCGGCGGCGACACGACGAACATCAATGGAATCAAACGAGGTTCGTTCCGGCTGCACCCCAGAGGTCCGCTCGGTCTGAGTCACGGTTGCGTAACCGTCCTGTATCCGGCCGACTTTGAATCGCTCGCGCGATATATTCGCGCGCGGCCGCCCGAGCTTCCTGTGCCGGGCGCGGCATTCCGCGCGTACGGCACACTGGAGGTCTGGTGA
- the tssD gene encoding type VI secretion system tube protein TssD, which translates to MAIPLHLWLKDERGAEIRGSSQVAGREGSIEVLSLTHGMHAGTDHSTGKLIGGRTHRPLTIEKELDRSSTLLYVAIARGATLQSAELKWYRINDAGHEEEYFNILLQQVKVVSVTPELLNIKEQTSAHHNHFEAVEFRYEEITWCYLDGNLKFKDAWNLL; encoded by the coding sequence ATGGCAATCCCATTGCATCTTTGGCTGAAAGATGAACGCGGGGCGGAAATCCGCGGATCGAGTCAGGTAGCTGGACGTGAAGGAAGCATCGAAGTACTGAGCCTCACGCATGGCATGCACGCGGGTACCGATCACTCGACCGGCAAGCTGATTGGCGGTCGGACGCACCGCCCGCTAACCATAGAAAAGGAGCTTGATCGTTCTTCAACGCTGCTCTACGTGGCAATCGCACGTGGTGCGACCTTGCAATCAGCCGAGCTCAAGTGGTATCGCATCAACGATGCAGGGCACGAAGAAGAGTACTTCAACATCTTGCTGCAACAGGTGAAGGTCGTCTCGGTCACACCGGAATTACTCAATATTAAGGAGCAGACTTCAGCCCACCACAATCACTTTGAAGCGGTCGAATTCCGTTACGAGGAAATCACGTGGTGTTATCTCGACGGAAATCTGAAGTTCAAAGATGCGTGGAACCTGCTTTGA
- a CDS encoding LysR family transcriptional regulator, translated as MIDRIQAMRTFMRIVDTNSFTRAAESLEIPRATATTIVQNLEALLGTTLLVRTTRRLSLTPEGAAYYERCSQILADIDEMEATLRQTLDNPSGRLRVEMPGAVATSIVLPALDDFHERYPGIDLAIGVSHRNVDLVGEAVDCSIQLGELPDSGLAAKRLGTLEHVTCASPAYLERYGTPESLDDLSGHVAVNCMSMITGRAVDFDFDVGGSPLTVKVDGFIKVSDEHAYLTCGLQGLGLIQPARIAAQALLDKGLLREVLPQWKPVAMPVSVAYVKGRRVSPRVRAFVDWLAELFEHQGHVEADLSRVRMLIRGGLHAA; from the coding sequence GTGATCGATCGTATCCAGGCGATGCGCACGTTCATGCGTATCGTCGATACCAATAGCTTTACACGCGCTGCCGAGTCTCTGGAGATTCCGCGCGCGACGGCAACAACGATTGTTCAGAATCTGGAAGCGCTGCTGGGCACGACGTTGCTCGTGCGTACGACGCGGCGGTTGAGTCTTACGCCTGAAGGCGCTGCATATTACGAGCGCTGCTCGCAGATTCTTGCTGATATCGATGAGATGGAAGCGACGCTTCGTCAGACACTCGATAATCCGAGTGGGCGTTTGCGGGTGGAGATGCCTGGGGCCGTTGCGACTTCGATCGTGCTGCCTGCGCTTGATGATTTTCATGAGCGTTATCCGGGGATCGACCTCGCGATTGGTGTGAGTCATCGCAATGTGGATCTTGTCGGCGAGGCTGTTGATTGCAGTATTCAGCTTGGTGAATTGCCGGATTCAGGGCTGGCTGCGAAGCGGCTCGGGACGCTGGAGCATGTGACGTGTGCTAGTCCGGCTTATCTTGAGCGATATGGGACGCCTGAGAGTCTTGATGATCTTTCCGGGCATGTCGCCGTGAACTGTATGTCGATGATTACCGGGCGTGCTGTGGACTTTGATTTTGATGTGGGTGGGAGTCCGCTTACTGTTAAGGTCGATGGGTTTATCAAAGTCAGCGATGAGCATGCTTATCTGACTTGCGGGCTGCAAGGGCTTGGGCTGATTCAGCCAGCAAGGATTGCTGCGCAGGCTCTATTGGACAAAGGGTTGCTGCGCGAGGTTTTGCCGCAGTGGAAGCCTGTCGCGATGCCGGTTTCGGTGGCTTATGTGAAGGGGCGGCGGGTGTCGCCGCGAGTCAGGGCGTTTGTTGATTGGCTCGCTGAACTGTTTGAACACCAAGGGCATGTTGAGGCGGATTTGTCGCGGGTGAGGATGTTGATTCGGGGTGGGTTGCATGCAGCGTGA
- a CDS encoding NAD(P)-dependent alcohol dehydrogenase, which produces MSTTYAYAATDAQSKLAPFEFQRRDLREHDVQMEVLFCGVCHSDLHQARNEWKNTIFPVVPGHEIVGRVTNVGSQVSKYKVGQLVGVGCLVDSCRTCPSCQEGLEQYCENGFVGTYNGNDRQTGAVTYGGYSTQLVVDEEFVLRVPENLDPAGVAPLLCAGITLYSPLRTWGAGPGKKVGIVGLGGLGHMGVKIAHAMGAHVVLFTTSASKIEDAKRLGADEVVISKNPAEMEAHLNSFDLIVNTVAAQHDLNPFINLLKRDGTLTLVGAPEHDHPSPQVFNLIMKRRRLAGSLIGGIAETQEMLDFCGKHGITSDIEMIQMQQINEAYERMLKSDVKYRFVIDLDSLRK; this is translated from the coding sequence ATGTCCACGACCTACGCCTATGCCGCAACCGACGCGCAATCGAAACTCGCGCCGTTCGAATTTCAGCGTCGCGACCTGCGCGAACACGATGTACAGATGGAAGTCCTGTTTTGCGGGGTCTGTCATTCGGACCTGCACCAGGCACGCAACGAATGGAAGAACACGATTTTCCCTGTCGTCCCGGGCCATGAGATCGTCGGCCGCGTGACGAACGTTGGGTCGCAAGTATCGAAGTACAAGGTCGGTCAACTGGTCGGCGTCGGTTGTCTGGTCGATTCGTGCCGCACGTGCCCGAGTTGCCAGGAAGGCCTCGAACAGTATTGCGAGAACGGCTTTGTCGGCACGTACAACGGCAACGACAGGCAGACGGGCGCCGTGACGTACGGTGGCTATTCGACGCAACTCGTCGTCGATGAAGAATTCGTGCTGCGCGTGCCGGAGAACCTCGACCCGGCTGGCGTCGCGCCGCTGCTATGTGCGGGCATCACGCTGTACTCGCCGCTGCGCACGTGGGGCGCGGGGCCGGGCAAGAAGGTTGGCATCGTCGGACTGGGCGGCCTCGGCCACATGGGCGTGAAGATCGCACACGCGATGGGCGCGCATGTCGTGCTGTTCACGACGTCGGCATCGAAGATCGAAGACGCGAAGCGCCTCGGCGCGGATGAAGTGGTGATCTCGAAGAACCCGGCGGAGATGGAAGCGCATCTGAACAGCTTCGATCTGATCGTCAACACGGTCGCGGCGCAGCACGATCTGAATCCGTTCATCAACCTGTTGAAGCGCGATGGGACGCTGACGCTGGTGGGTGCGCCGGAGCACGATCATCCGTCGCCGCAGGTGTTCAATCTGATCATGAAGCGCCGTCGTCTGGCGGGATCGCTGATCGGCGGCATTGCCGAGACGCAGGAAATGCTGGACTTCTGCGGCAAGCATGGCATCACGTCTGACATCGAGATGATTCAGATGCAGCAGATCAATGAAGCATATGAGCGCATGTTGAAGAGCGATGTGAAGTACCGCTTCGTCATCGATCTCGACTCGCTCCGCAAGTAA
- a CDS encoding AraC family transcriptional regulator, whose protein sequence is MSDTKLSNSAPLAERSPQQRMVELLRTLAPAEGMTDAPLEGVKFLRANHPMPRRPVMYEPSIVIVCQGRKRGYLGDHAYIYDAQQYLVLSVPLPFECETEASVDEPFLGISVRVDLTMVAELLMLLNETHGAVDTEPRGIYSTPLDQPLGDAVLRLLEALVSPVDARILAPSIVREICYRVLTGVQGNAIRAALTHQHHFGRIAKALRRIHTEYDGDLDVETLARESGMSLAVFHAQFKNVTSTSPMQYVKTTRLHHARLLMVQDGLNAGAAAARVGYESASQFSREFKRLFGLSPVDEVKRMRGTLDPVVPPQPQRAVPKYVTTN, encoded by the coding sequence ATGTCCGACACAAAACTTTCAAATAGCGCGCCGCTCGCGGAGCGCTCGCCGCAGCAGCGGATGGTCGAATTGCTGCGCACGCTCGCGCCCGCCGAGGGCATGACGGATGCGCCGCTCGAAGGCGTCAAGTTCCTGCGCGCGAATCACCCCATGCCGCGCCGCCCCGTGATGTACGAGCCGAGCATCGTGATCGTCTGTCAGGGCCGCAAGCGCGGCTATCTCGGCGATCACGCGTACATCTATGACGCGCAGCAGTATCTCGTGCTGTCCGTGCCGCTGCCGTTCGAGTGCGAGACGGAGGCGAGCGTCGATGAGCCGTTCCTCGGCATTTCGGTTCGCGTCGATCTGACGATGGTCGCCGAACTGCTGATGCTGCTCAACGAAACGCACGGCGCCGTCGACACCGAGCCGCGCGGCATTTACTCGACGCCACTCGACCAGCCGCTAGGCGACGCCGTGCTGCGCCTGCTCGAAGCGCTGGTGTCGCCCGTCGACGCCCGCATTCTCGCGCCGTCGATCGTGCGCGAGATCTGCTATCGCGTGCTGACGGGCGTGCAGGGCAACGCGATACGCGCGGCGCTCACGCACCAGCATCACTTCGGCCGTATCGCGAAGGCGTTGCGCCGCATTCACACCGAATACGACGGCGATCTCGACGTCGAGACGCTGGCGCGCGAATCGGGCATGAGCCTCGCGGTCTTTCACGCGCAGTTCAAGAACGTCACGTCGACTTCGCCGATGCAGTATGTGAAGACGACGCGTCTGCATCACGCGCGTCTCTTGATGGTCCAGGACGGGCTGAACGCGGGCGCGGCGGCGGCGCGCGTCGGCTATGAAAGCGCGTCGCAGTTCAGCCGTGAATTCAAGCGTCTGTTCGGTCTGAGTCCCGTCGATGAAGTGAAGCGCATGCGCGGCACGCTGGACCCCGTTGTGCCGCCGCAGCCGCAACGCGCCGTCCCGAAGTACGTGACGACGAACTGA
- a CDS encoding VOC family protein: protein MLSHVFIGVNDFERAFAFYSAVLAELGLVLKFREDDRPWAGWMKPGVARPLFLVGKPFDGAPAVAGNGHMVALLAADRLAVDRVHATALAHGAMCEGPPGLRPEYHANYYGAYFRDLDGNKLCVCCHDAA, encoded by the coding sequence ATGCTTTCCCACGTATTCATCGGCGTCAACGATTTCGAGCGGGCGTTTGCCTTCTATTCGGCGGTGCTTGCCGAATTGGGACTCGTGCTGAAGTTTCGCGAGGACGACAGGCCCTGGGCGGGATGGATGAAGCCGGGCGTCGCGCGACCGCTGTTTCTCGTCGGCAAGCCGTTCGACGGCGCGCCTGCCGTTGCGGGCAATGGGCATATGGTCGCGCTGCTGGCGGCCGACCGTCTCGCCGTCGATCGCGTGCACGCGACGGCGCTCGCGCATGGCGCTATGTGTGAAGGTCCGCCAGGGCTGCGCCCCGAATATCACGCGAACTACTACGGCGCCTACTTCCGCGATCTCGACGGCAACAAGCTTTGCGTGTGCTGCCACGACGCGGCGTGA